From Pseudomonas vanderleydeniana, the proteins below share one genomic window:
- the glmM gene encoding phosphoglucosamine mutase — MKKKYFGTDGIRGRVGQYPITPDFMLKLGWAAGMAFRKQGACRVLVGKDTRISGYMFESALEAGLSAAGADVMLLGPMPTPAIAYLTRTFHAEAGIVISASHNPHDDNGIKFFSGEGTKLPDEVELMIEELLDAPMTVVESGKLGKVSRINDAAGRYIEFCKGSVPTGTKLSELKIVLDCAHGATYKVAPSVFRELGAQVTALSVQPNGLNINDNCGSTHIKPLQAAVLAEQADLGIAFDGDGDRVLMVDHTGTVVDGDELVFIIARDLAERGKLNGGVVGTLMSNLGMELALKELDIPFVRANVGDRYVIAELLERDWLVGGENSGHILCLNHNTTGDAIIAALQVLLALRRRGETLAEARQAVRKCPQVLVNVRFGGGVDPVKHPQVVAECERVTQAMNGRGRVLLRKSGTEPLVRVMVEGEDEKSVRGHAEGLAKLVAEVCA, encoded by the coding sequence ATGAAGAAAAAATATTTCGGCACCGATGGTATTCGGGGCCGCGTCGGGCAGTACCCGATCACCCCTGATTTCATGCTCAAGCTGGGCTGGGCCGCGGGCATGGCGTTCCGCAAGCAGGGCGCCTGCCGTGTGTTGGTCGGCAAGGACACGCGCATTTCCGGCTACATGTTCGAGTCCGCCCTGGAGGCCGGCCTGTCCGCCGCTGGGGCCGATGTGATGCTGCTGGGGCCGATGCCGACTCCGGCCATCGCCTACCTGACCCGCACGTTCCACGCCGAGGCGGGGATCGTCATCAGTGCTTCGCACAACCCGCACGACGACAACGGCATCAAGTTCTTCTCCGGTGAAGGCACCAAGCTGCCGGACGAAGTCGAATTGATGATCGAGGAATTGCTCGATGCGCCGATGACCGTGGTCGAGTCGGGGAAGCTCGGCAAGGTTTCGCGGATCAACGACGCGGCCGGTCGCTACATCGAGTTCTGCAAGGGCAGCGTGCCGACCGGCACCAAGCTGTCCGAGCTCAAGATCGTGCTGGACTGCGCCCATGGCGCTACCTACAAGGTGGCACCGAGCGTTTTCCGCGAGCTGGGTGCACAGGTCACCGCGCTGTCGGTGCAGCCCAACGGGCTGAACATCAATGACAATTGCGGCTCGACCCATATCAAGCCGCTGCAGGCGGCGGTGCTGGCCGAGCAGGCTGATCTCGGGATCGCTTTCGACGGTGACGGCGACCGGGTGCTGATGGTCGATCACACCGGTACGGTGGTCGATGGCGACGAGCTGGTGTTCATCATTGCGCGGGACCTGGCCGAGCGCGGCAAGCTCAATGGCGGCGTGGTCGGCACGCTGATGAGCAACCTCGGCATGGAGCTGGCGCTGAAGGAGCTGGACATCCCGTTCGTGCGTGCCAATGTCGGTGACCGCTATGTGATCGCCGAGCTGCTCGAGCGCGACTGGCTGGTGGGGGGTGAGAACTCGGGCCATATCCTGTGCCTGAATCACAACACGACCGGTGATGCGATCATTGCCGCGCTGCAGGTGCTGCTGGCGCTGCGCCGTCGTGGCGAAACCCTGGCCGAGGCGCGCCAGGCCGTGCGCAAGTGTCCGCAGGTGCTGGTCAACGTGCGTTTCGGCGGTGGCGTCGACCCGGTCAAGCACCCGCAGGTGGTGGCCGAGTGCGAGCGTGTCACCCAGGCCATGAATGGTCGTGGGCGCGTGCTGTTGCGCAAGTCGGGTACCGAGCCGCTGGTGCGTGTCATGGTCGAAGGCGAGGACGAAAAGTCCGTTCGTGGGCATGCCGAAGGGCTGGCAAAACTGGTTGCTGAAGTTTGTGCCTGA
- a CDS encoding YhbY family RNA-binding protein, whose product MPLTPEQKKQYKSIGHHLKPVLTVADNGLTEGVLAELERALNDHELIKVKLNILDREQRLAHIAELCKVGKADLVQVIGKMALIYRRNFDVNKQLSNVHRYK is encoded by the coding sequence ATGCCGCTCACTCCAGAGCAGAAGAAACAGTACAAATCCATTGGCCACCATCTGAAACCAGTATTGACTGTGGCTGACAACGGTTTGACTGAAGGTGTGCTAGCCGAACTCGAGCGCGCACTGAACGATCACGAGCTGATCAAGGTCAAGCTCAATATCCTCGACCGCGAACAGCGCCTGGCGCACATCGCAGAGCTGTGCAAGGTCGGCAAGGCGGACCTGGTCCAGGTCATCGGCAAGATGGCACTGATCTATCGCCGCAACTTCGACGTCAACAAGCAACTGTCGAACGTTCATCGCTACAAGTGA
- the greA gene encoding transcription elongation factor GreA: MTKYPMTVQGAKALEDEHAHLTKVVRPKLSQDIGTARELGDLKENAEYHAAREQQGMVEARIRDIEGRLQNAVIIDVTTIPHTGKVIFGTTVEIANVETDESVTYHIVGEDEADIKQGKISVGSPIARALIAKDEGDVVTVKTPGGVIEYEIVAVRHI, encoded by the coding sequence ATAACCAAGTACCCCATGACCGTTCAGGGTGCCAAGGCCCTGGAAGATGAGCACGCTCACCTGACCAAGGTCGTCCGTCCGAAGCTGAGCCAGGACATCGGCACGGCCCGCGAGCTGGGTGACCTGAAGGAAAACGCCGAATACCATGCTGCTCGCGAGCAGCAGGGTATGGTCGAGGCGCGGATTCGCGATATCGAAGGTCGCCTGCAGAACGCGGTGATCATCGATGTCACGACCATTCCGCACACCGGCAAGGTGATCTTCGGCACCACGGTGGAGATCGCCAACGTCGAGACCGACGAAAGCGTGACCTATCACATCGTGGGTGAGGATGAAGCTGACATCAAGCAGGGCAAGATTTCGGTGGGTTCGCCTATCGCTCGCGCCCTGATCGCCAAGGACGAAGGCGATGTCGTGACCGTCAAGACGCCGGGTGGCGTGATCGAGTACGAGATTGTCGCAGTCCGTCACATCTGA
- the folP gene encoding dihydropteroate synthase, giving the protein MTSVKSSTRLPCGNRVLDLARTHVMGILNVTPDSFSDGGRFSQLDEALRHAEGMVQAGATLIDVGGESTRPGARVVSPLEELERVAPIVERIHRELDVIISVDTSTPAVMRETARLGAGLINDVRSLQRDGALDAAAATGLPVCLMHMLGEPGDMQDNPHYANVTQEVQAFLVERMAECEAAGIPAQRIILDPGFGFAKTLEHNLSLFKHMEQLHGLGRPLLVGVSRKSMIGLTLGRPVGERLYGSLALAALAMTKGARILRVHDVAETVDIVRMIAAVEAAE; this is encoded by the coding sequence ATGACTTCTGTTAAGTCCTCGACCCGGTTGCCTTGCGGCAACCGGGTTCTTGATTTGGCCCGGACGCATGTCATGGGCATTCTCAACGTTACCCCTGATTCCTTTTCCGATGGCGGGCGCTTCAGCCAGCTGGACGAGGCGTTGCGGCATGCCGAGGGCATGGTGCAGGCCGGTGCTACGCTGATCGATGTCGGTGGTGAATCGACCCGGCCGGGCGCGCGGGTCGTTTCGCCCCTGGAAGAGCTCGAGCGGGTGGCACCGATCGTCGAGCGCATCCATCGCGAGCTGGATGTGATCATTTCGGTCGACACCTCGACGCCGGCGGTGATGCGGGAAACGGCACGCCTCGGTGCGGGCCTGATCAATGACGTGCGTTCGTTGCAGCGCGACGGCGCGCTGGATGCGGCGGCGGCCACCGGCTTGCCGGTGTGCCTGATGCACATGCTCGGCGAGCCTGGCGACATGCAGGACAATCCGCACTATGCCAATGTCACGCAGGAAGTGCAGGCGTTTCTGGTCGAGCGCATGGCCGAATGTGAAGCGGCGGGGATTCCCGCGCAGCGGATCATCCTGGATCCGGGTTTCGGTTTTGCGAAAACCCTCGAGCACAACCTGAGCCTGTTCAAGCACATGGAGCAGTTGCACGGGTTGGGCCGGCCGCTGTTGGTCGGTGTCTCGCGAAAGAGCATGATAGGCCTGACGCTTGGGCGACCGGTGGGTGAGCGCCTGTATGGCAGCCTGGCCCTGGCGGCGTTGGCGATGACCAAGGGCGCGCGGATCCTGCGCGTGCATGATGTGGCCGAGACGGTCGACATCGTCAGGATGATCGCTGCGGTGGAAGCTGCCGAATAA
- the rlmE gene encoding 23S rRNA (uridine(2552)-2'-O)-methyltransferase RlmE, whose amino-acid sequence MARSKTSQNWLKEHFNDPFVKMAQKDGYRSRASYKLLEIQEKDKLIRPGMTVIDLGAAPGGWSQVTSRLIGGKGRLIASDILDMDSIPDVTFIKGDFTEDAVLAQILEAVGNSEVDLVISDMAPNMSGTPAVDMPRSMFLCELALDLAGRVLRPGGDFLIKIFQGEGFDEYHKNFRKQFDKVQTRKPASSRDRSREQYLLGRGFRGRSE is encoded by the coding sequence GTGGCCCGTTCCAAAACCAGCCAGAACTGGCTGAAAGAGCATTTCAACGACCCATTCGTCAAAATGGCGCAAAAAGATGGGTATCGCTCCCGTGCCAGCTACAAGCTGCTGGAGATCCAGGAGAAGGACAAGCTGATCCGTCCGGGCATGACCGTGATCGACCTGGGTGCGGCGCCGGGTGGCTGGTCGCAGGTGACCAGTCGTCTGATTGGTGGCAAGGGCCGGCTGATCGCGTCCGATATCCTGGACATGGACAGCATTCCCGACGTGACCTTCATCAAGGGCGATTTCACCGAGGATGCCGTGCTGGCGCAAATTCTCGAGGCGGTCGGAAATTCCGAGGTAGACCTTGTGATTTCCGATATGGCCCCCAATATGAGTGGTACGCCTGCCGTGGATATGCCGCGCTCGATGTTCCTCTGCGAGCTGGCGCTGGACCTGGCGGGGCGTGTGTTGCGCCCTGGTGGTGATTTTCTGATCAAGATCTTCCAGGGTGAAGGCTTCGACGAGTACCACAAGAATTTCCGCAAGCAATTCGACAAGGTACAGACGCGCAAGCCGGCGTCGTCCCGTGATCGCTCCCGTGAGCAGTACCTGCTGGGTCGCGGTTTCCGTGGACGGAGTGAGTAA
- a CDS encoding MFS transporter, whose translation MLWQLAQMLWVGGLWLLHVGLLPVLAQIGLAPLLIEEIGGQLGSLLVGFAVVCVTVQVLVLVRVEGRSSLWRDTRGQLLLMAWYAGAMYFAVRYWQPQASRWQLFSYLVLGLSGLVLVLQPVPGEGGRAREAYP comes from the coding sequence ATGCTCTGGCAGCTGGCCCAGATGCTCTGGGTCGGCGGCTTGTGGTTATTGCACGTTGGGCTGTTGCCGGTCCTCGCGCAGATTGGCCTGGCGCCGCTGCTGATCGAAGAGATCGGCGGCCAGCTGGGCTCCTTATTGGTGGGATTTGCAGTGGTCTGCGTGACCGTGCAGGTCCTGGTGCTGGTTCGAGTCGAAGGTCGATCGAGTCTGTGGCGCGATACTCGCGGGCAGTTGCTGCTGATGGCCTGGTATGCGGGCGCGATGTATTTCGCGGTGCGCTACTGGCAGCCGCAGGCCTCGCGCTGGCAGTTGTTCAGTTATCTGGTGCTCGGCCTGTCCGGGCTGGTGCTGGTACTGCAGCCCGTTCCGGGCGAAGGTGGCAGGGCACGCGAAGCGTACCCCTGA
- the secG gene encoding preprotein translocase subunit SecG: MLETIVVVLHLLAALGVVALVLLQQGKGAEAGASFGAGASNTVFGSQGSSTFLSKFTAILAAGFFITSLGLGYFAKEKAHQLTQAGLPSPAVLEAPKQKPASDDVPVLQEQKSATPAGDVPQAPEQKK; encoded by the coding sequence ATGCTGGAAACGATCGTAGTCGTTCTTCATCTGTTGGCTGCACTGGGAGTGGTTGCTCTCGTACTGCTGCAACAGGGTAAAGGTGCGGAAGCTGGTGCATCTTTCGGCGCAGGTGCTTCAAATACTGTGTTCGGAAGCCAAGGTTCCTCTACCTTTCTTAGTAAGTTTACTGCTATACTTGCCGCAGGTTTCTTCATAACCAGCTTAGGGTTAGGTTACTTTGCTAAAGAGAAAGCTCACCAGCTGACTCAAGCAGGTCTTCCAAGTCCGGCAGTGTTGGAAGCGCCAAAGCAAAAACCGGCATCTGATGATGTACCGGTGCTCCAGGAGCAAAAGTCGGCCACTCCGGCAGGCGATGTACCTCAAGCTCCAGAGCAGAAGAAGTAA
- the tpiA gene encoding triose-phosphate isomerase encodes MRRPMVAGNWKMHGTRASVAELIKGLRNLALPSGVDVAVFPPCLHVTQVVDGLKGKSISIGAQNSAVESMQGALTGEIAPSQLVDAGCSLVLVGHSERRQVMGETDRMLNRKFAAAQACGLIPVLCVGETQAEREAGKTLEVVSRQLGSIIEELGVGAFAKAVIAYEPVWAIGTGLTASPQQAQDVHAAIRAQLAAENSEVAQGVRLLYGGSVKAANAVELFGMPDIDGGLIGGASLNADEFGAICRAAGN; translated from the coding sequence ATGCGTCGCCCCATGGTAGCTGGTAACTGGAAGATGCACGGTACCCGCGCCAGCGTCGCTGAGCTGATCAAAGGGCTGCGTAATCTGGCCCTGCCGAGCGGTGTTGATGTTGCGGTATTCCCGCCTTGCTTGCATGTCACCCAAGTGGTCGATGGTTTGAAAGGCAAGTCGATTTCGATCGGTGCGCAGAACTCTGCGGTGGAATCCATGCAAGGCGCCCTGACAGGTGAGATTGCACCGAGCCAATTGGTCGATGCAGGTTGCTCCCTGGTTCTGGTTGGGCACTCCGAGCGTCGCCAGGTAATGGGTGAAACGGATCGGATGCTCAATCGCAAGTTTGCGGCAGCGCAGGCTTGCGGGCTGATACCGGTGCTGTGCGTAGGGGAGACCCAGGCAGAGCGTGAAGCCGGCAAGACGCTGGAAGTGGTTTCGCGTCAGTTGGGCAGCATCATCGAAGAGTTGGGTGTCGGTGCTTTTGCCAAGGCTGTGATCGCTTACGAGCCGGTCTGGGCCATTGGTACCGGGCTGACAGCTTCGCCGCAACAGGCGCAGGATGTGCATGCAGCCATTCGCGCGCAGTTGGCGGCAGAGAATTCTGAAGTCGCTCAAGGTGTGCGGCTTCTATACGGCGGCAGCGTGAAGGCGGCCAATGCGGTCGAACTGTTCGGCATGCCGGATATCGATGGGGGGCTCATTGGTGGAGCTTCCCTGAATGCAGATGAATTCGGTGCGATCTGTCGCGCTGCGGGAAACTGA
- the nusA gene encoding transcription termination factor NusA: MSKEVLLVVESVSNEKGVPAGVIFEALEIALATATKKRFEDEVDLRVEINRHTGSYETFRRWTVVEEADLDDPAIETWPSKVAQTHPGAKVGDVVEEKIESIEFGRIAAQTAKQVIVQKVREAERAQVVDAYRERLGEIISGTVKKVTRDNVIVDLGNNAEALLAREDIISRETFRVGVRVRALLKEIRTENRGPQLILSRTAPEMLIELFRIEVPEIAEGLIEVMAASRDPGSRAKIAVRSKDKRIDPQGACIGMRGSRVQAVSGELGGERVDIVLWDDNPAQFVINAMSPAEVAAIIVDEDAHAMDIAVGADNLAQAIGRGGQNVRLASQLTGWTLNVMTESDIQAKQQAETGDILRNFIDELEVDEELAQVLVDEGFTSLEEIAYVPLEEMLNIDGFDEEIVNELRARAKDRLLTKAIATEEKLADAHPAEDLLSLEGMDKDLAMELAVRGVITREDLAEQSIDDLLDIDGIDDDRAGKLIMAARAHWFE, encoded by the coding sequence ATGAGCAAAGAAGTATTGCTGGTTGTTGAGTCGGTATCCAATGAAAAGGGTGTACCGGCAGGCGTGATTTTTGAGGCGCTGGAGATTGCTCTGGCGACTGCTACCAAGAAGCGCTTTGAAGACGAAGTTGACCTGCGTGTGGAAATCAACCGCCACACCGGTTCCTATGAGACTTTCCGTCGTTGGACTGTGGTCGAGGAAGCCGATCTTGACGATCCGGCGATCGAGACCTGGCCAAGCAAGGTGGCGCAGACCCATCCGGGTGCCAAGGTTGGCGATGTCGTCGAGGAAAAGATCGAGTCCATCGAGTTCGGTCGCATTGCTGCCCAGACCGCCAAGCAAGTCATCGTGCAGAAGGTCCGCGAAGCCGAGCGTGCGCAGGTCGTCGATGCCTATCGCGAGCGCCTGGGCGAGATCATCTCCGGCACCGTGAAGAAAGTCACCCGCGACAACGTCATCGTTGACCTGGGTAACAACGCCGAAGCGCTGCTGGCCCGTGAAGACATCATTTCCCGCGAAACTTTCCGCGTCGGTGTACGGGTTCGTGCACTGCTCAAGGAAATTCGCACCGAGAACCGTGGTCCTCAGCTGATCCTGTCGCGTACCGCGCCGGAAATGCTGATCGAACTGTTCCGTATCGAAGTCCCGGAGATCGCCGAAGGCCTGATCGAAGTGATGGCTGCCTCCCGTGACCCGGGTTCGCGTGCCAAGATCGCCGTCCGCTCCAAGGACAAGCGTATCGACCCGCAAGGCGCGTGCATCGGCATGCGTGGTTCGCGCGTCCAGGCCGTCTCCGGCGAACTGGGTGGCGAGCGTGTGGATATCGTGCTGTGGGACGACAACCCGGCCCAGTTCGTCATCAACGCCATGTCGCCGGCTGAAGTCGCGGCGATCATCGTTGATGAAGATGCCCACGCGATGGACATCGCCGTGGGTGCCGACAACCTGGCCCAGGCGATCGGCCGTGGCGGCCAGAACGTCCGCCTGGCCAGCCAGCTGACCGGCTGGACCCTGAACGTGATGACCGAGTCGGACATCCAGGCTAAGCAACAGGCAGAAACCGGTGACATCCTGCGCAACTTCATCGACGAGCTGGAAGTCGACGAAGAGCTGGCACAGGTGCTGGTCGATGAAGGTTTCACCAGCCTGGAAGAAATTGCCTACGTACCGTTGGAAGAGATGCTCAACATCGACGGCTTTGACGAGGAAATCGTCAACGAGCTTCGCGCTCGTGCCAAGGATCGCCTGTTGACCAAAGCCATCGCTACTGAGGAAAAGCTGGCAGACGCCCATCCGGCCGAAGACCTGCTCTCGCTCGAGGGCATGGACAAGGATTTGGCGATGGAACTGGCGGTGCGCGGCGTCATTACCCGCGAAGACCTGGCCGAGCAGTCGATTGACGACCTGCTCGACATCGACGGCATCGACGATGATCGTGCCGGCAAGTTGATCATGGCCGCCCGAGCCCACTGGTTCGAGTAA
- the rimP gene encoding ribosome maturation factor RimP translates to MSSKLEQLQALLAPVVVALGYECWGIEFSAQGRHSVLRVYIDKEGGVLVDDCAIVSRQISGVLDVEDPISTEYTLEVSSPGMERPLFTLEQFASHAGEQVKIRLRSPFEGRRNFQGLLRGVEEQDVVVQVDDHEFLLPIDLIDKANIIPSFD, encoded by the coding sequence GTGTCGAGCAAGCTAGAACAGTTGCAGGCCTTGCTGGCCCCGGTGGTCGTGGCCCTGGGCTATGAATGCTGGGGTATCGAGTTTTCCGCTCAAGGCCGCCATTCCGTGTTGCGCGTTTATATCGATAAAGAGGGTGGTGTCCTGGTGGATGACTGCGCCATCGTCAGTCGCCAGATCAGTGGTGTACTGGATGTCGAAGATCCGATTTCCACTGAATACACCCTTGAAGTTTCTTCTCCTGGCATGGAACGCCCGCTGTTCACCCTTGAACAGTTTGCCTCGCATGCCGGCGAACAAGTGAAAATAAGGTTGCGCTCGCCTTTCGAAGGTCGACGCAACTTTCAGGGCCTTCTGCGTGGAGTGGAAGAGCAGGACGTCGTGGTGCAGGTGGATGACCACGAGTTCCTGTTGCCGATCGATTTGATCGACAAGGCCAACATTATTCCCAGTTTTGACTGA
- the ftsH gene encoding ATP-dependent zinc metalloprotease FtsH produces the protein MAKNLILWLIIAAVLVTVMNNFSSPNEPQTLNYSDFIQQVKDGKVERVAVDGYVITGKRNDGDSFKTIRPAIQDNGLIGDLVDNHVVIEGKQPEQQSIWTQLLVASFPILVIIAVFMFFMRQMQGGGGGKGGPMSFGKSKARLLSEDQVKTTLSDVAGCDEAKEEVGELVEFLRDPGKFQRLGGRIPRGVLMVGPPGTGKTLLAKAIAGEAKVPFFTISGSDFVEMFVGVGASRVRDMFEQAKKHAPCIIFIDEIDAVGRHRGAGMGGGHDEREQTLNQLLVEMDGFEMNDGIIVIAATNRPDVLDPALLRPGRFDRQVVVGLPDIRGREQILKVHIRKVPVGDDVAPAVIARGTPGFSGADLANLVNEASLFAARAGKRIVEMKEFELAKDKIMMGAERKTMVMSEKEKQNTAYHEAGHAIVGRVVPEHDPVYKVSIIPRGRALGVTMFLPEEDRYSLSKRALISQICSLYGGRIAEEMTLGFDGVTTGASNDIMRASQIARNMVTKWGLSEKLGPLMYAEEDQEVFLGRGGGGQNASFSGETAKLIDSEVRSIIDQCYGAAKQILTDNRDKLDAMADALMKYETIDADQIDDIMAGRTPREPRDWGGSGSSGTTPPVAKNERPEAPIGGPAADH, from the coding sequence ATGGCAAAGAATCTGATCCTGTGGTTGATCATCGCGGCTGTCCTGGTGACGGTGATGAACAACTTCTCCAGCCCTAACGAGCCACAGACCCTCAACTATTCCGACTTCATCCAGCAAGTGAAGGATGGCAAGGTCGAGCGCGTTGCCGTGGACGGCTACGTAATCACCGGCAAACGCAACGATGGCGACAGCTTCAAGACCATTCGTCCGGCAATCCAGGACAATGGCCTGATCGGCGATCTGGTCGACAACCACGTCGTGATCGAAGGCAAACAGCCTGAGCAGCAGAGCATCTGGACCCAGTTGCTGGTCGCCAGCTTCCCGATCCTGGTGATCATCGCGGTGTTCATGTTCTTCATGCGCCAGATGCAGGGTGGCGGTGGCGGCAAGGGCGGGCCGATGAGTTTCGGCAAGAGCAAGGCGCGCCTGCTGTCCGAAGACCAGGTGAAAACCACCCTGTCCGACGTCGCCGGTTGCGACGAGGCCAAGGAAGAAGTGGGCGAACTGGTCGAGTTCCTGCGTGATCCGGGCAAGTTCCAGCGCCTGGGTGGTCGTATCCCGCGCGGCGTGCTGATGGTCGGCCCTCCGGGTACCGGTAAGACCCTGTTGGCCAAGGCTATCGCCGGTGAGGCGAAAGTACCGTTCTTCACCATTTCCGGTTCCGACTTCGTCGAGATGTTCGTCGGTGTCGGTGCCAGCCGTGTTCGTGACATGTTCGAGCAGGCCAAGAAACACGCACCTTGCATCATCTTCATCGACGAGATCGATGCCGTGGGTCGCCATCGTGGCGCCGGCATGGGTGGTGGTCACGACGAGCGCGAGCAGACCCTCAACCAGTTGCTGGTGGAGATGGACGGTTTCGAAATGAATGACGGCATCATCGTCATCGCCGCGACCAACCGTCCGGACGTGCTCGACCCGGCGCTGCTGCGTCCTGGTCGCTTCGACCGCCAGGTGGTGGTCGGCTTGCCGGATATCCGTGGCCGCGAACAGATTCTCAAGGTGCATATCCGCAAGGTGCCGGTCGGTGACGACGTTGCGCCAGCCGTGATTGCCCGTGGTACCCCCGGTTTCTCCGGTGCGGACCTCGCCAACCTGGTCAACGAGGCTTCGCTGTTCGCCGCTCGCGCTGGCAAGCGCATCGTCGAAATGAAGGAGTTCGAGCTGGCCAAGGACAAGATCATGATGGGCGCCGAGCGCAAGACCATGGTCATGTCCGAGAAAGAGAAGCAGAACACCGCTTACCACGAAGCCGGTCACGCGATCGTCGGTCGTGTGGTTCCCGAGCATGATCCGGTCTACAAGGTCTCGATCATCCCGCGCGGTCGTGCGCTGGGTGTGACCATGTTCCTGCCGGAAGAGGACCGCTACAGTCTGTCCAAGCGCGCGCTGATCAGCCAGATCTGCTCGCTGTACGGTGGCCGTATCGCCGAAGAGATGACCCTGGGCTTCGATGGCGTTACCACGGGGGCTTCCAACGACATCATGCGTGCCAGCCAGATTGCGCGGAACATGGTGACCAAGTGGGGGCTGTCCGAAAAACTGGGCCCGCTGATGTACGCCGAGGAAGACCAGGAAGTCTTCCTGGGACGTGGCGGTGGTGGCCAGAACGCCAGCTTCTCCGGCGAGACGGCCAAGCTGATCGACTCCGAGGTGCGCAGCATCATTGACCAGTGCTATGGCGCGGCCAAGCAGATCCTCACCGACAACCGCGACAAGCTCGACGCGATGGCTGATGCGCTGATGAAGTACGAAACCATCGACGCCGACCAGATCGACGACATCATGGCCGGTCGCACTCCACGCGAGCCGCGTGACTGGGGTGGTTCGGGCTCTTCGGGTACCACGCCTCCGGTAGCGAAGAACGAGCGTCCTGAAGCACCGATTGGCGGTCCTGCGGCTGATCACTAA